The following DNA comes from Caretta caretta isolate rCarCar2 chromosome 10, rCarCar1.hap1, whole genome shotgun sequence.
TGACATCTCTACCTCTACTGGCTTCGGCTAAATCCCGAACACCACAAGATATGTGGAGACTCTCTCACATTCACACTGTCTTTTTCCtttcccaccttatttcttctctttcctatcctcCTTGTGCCTTCTGTCTATGAAaagtctggcttagccagccaagactgtatattttgcaacacctctgtaagcctgtgaccacaGAAGCagataaaagcaatgccctaaaacATCCTGATGCTGGTATGAGTTTGCCAGGACTCGGAGTGGCTGATACAACTGTGTGCTGTGCCTGGGTTTTCCAGCAGCAAGGTTGCAAGGGAGaatcaacaccagagacagaagctgccctTTCTATCTTTaggtttctgtctgtctgtcttgtttTCTAGGAAACGGGACCAGacttcaacagcagcagcaccagctcaTTTCAActaattttttcttttctccaaaaAGGACAGTCATTACtgatggttagtctctaaggtgccacaagtactccttttctttttgtgaataccaCCTAAGAGACTATTAAACAAGTGGGGGTTTCTGTCTAAAAACTCTCTATAGCTCAAGGGGAAatggaacaagggatgttgttaaaatgaaagccgtGCTTAATACTTTACATTCCAAATACTTAAACCATTTTCCCTTCTcgttctgtatctttaataagaGGCTTAatggtgtttgccatggtactaagcaggctgaggtctctgtataccaaccCTTTTTGAAATTGTTTAACGTTAGACCATGTCAGGGGCatttaacacctttgactctttgggtcCATACATTCCATCTAAGTTACACCACCACACCTAACTCTTTAAGGCTCCTTTCAAAATCCCAGTCCTTAGTGTCatgatggaaaaaaacaaacacctcctTTGCTTATAGCAGCTTTTATGCTACCTAAAGGAACAACGCTATCACACATCTCTATGGAGAGGGAAGTGTCAAAAGAGGAGTAACAAAGTAGCACATGTTATTTTTAGtttgcaaaaaaccccaaatcaaaACTACTAGCCCCCAACGTATTTTTGTGCATTGCACACTATATATGACTACAGttatgtgtgtgcgtgcgtgtgtgcatGCAGTAACTACTTAAGGGAAAGGCTGGCTAGTGAAAAGCATCACCATTCCTGCTCTGGTGCTGTCTTTTCAGTTCATTCAAAAATATCTGGCAACTTTATTTGATATAAAGGCTATAATTaagtgtggggggggcagggagggggcagaacagaaATCCTGGCATCATGCTCAAAAGGGATCTCTGAACCTCGGAAATGGGGAGCCCATGTGCTTCAATACTAGGGTAACAGGCACTGTATAATACCCAAAAATAGACAGACACTTACAAACAGACCCATACAGCAGATATAGCAGGGGACAGTTTATCCCCCTGCCTTTACCTCCCAGGAACCAGGAAGGGGTCATGTGCAGCTAGGAATTCACAGGCAGCCCGACTCCCACTAGAAATGCTATACATAAAACAACTAGGGGCCACATGCCGTGATACTCGGCCAGAGAACACACTCATAATCATTTGGTTGGTACCTGTTATAATGACTTCATCCCCATCCTGCAGAAATTTACGAGAATGTCCATTCCCAAGGTCAATTACTTTTGTTCCCTTCCATGACATCTCCAGCAGGGAGCCAAAGTTCTCCGGATCCTTCAAAACATAAGTTAGTaacagaattcagagtaacagccgtgttagtctgtattcgcaaaaagaaaaggagtacttgtggcaccttagagaccaaccaatttatttgagcatgagctttcgagagctacagctcacttcatcggatgcataccgtggatactgcagcagactttatatacacacagagatcatgaaacaatacctcctcccaccccactgtcctgctggtaataacctggatttgtgctggaaatggcccaacttgatgatcactttagagtGGGAGTGAGAAAACAAATACAGTATATTGTTGGATTCTGTGCAATGGAACCTTGCCAGTAACAGCCATTGATCCAGTTCATTGATGTGCTAGCTTACTCACCCGTCTTGTGTATTTAACTCCTTACTTGCTGGAGGCCACAACTGCCTAAAGCAGTCTTCTCTTTGGCATCATTAGCTTTTGTAGTGGGCACGATAAAGAAAAATTGGATCCTGTTCGAGGAAGAATGGAGCTAAATCTAGGGCACAATTTCTGCCTCTCAAGTATCTGTCTATTGCTACATTTCAGAGTCCTATTCACATTTCATTGTACAGAGGAATGCTAAATGTTGGTAAATGTTAAAAAGATTTTAATGTAAATCTGCAGCATGGTGtattagagaaaagaaaaagcactTCATTTATACACGTGTACCCCAGCAGGATGGTGTAAGTGCTTTATTACGCTGGCACACTGCTGGAGCCTTATAGAAGGACAGATGGCAATGCACTAGGAGCAAGATCCAACCCCCACTCATGTTTCCCAGTGGAAAGTCTCCCGATGACTTTATAGGCTATTGGACATCAGGGTATAAAATATTAACCTGTCCTTATTTTCTATTTCAGCACGAGGAAGGAAAACAACACATCACACCTCAGACCACCACTGAACAATGTCCAGCAATGTGCTGGTCAGGAGACAGAGCTCCATGAATCCCAAAAAATACATTGGAGAAAGTGGGTTTTGCATTTTCTAAGTAGAGTGCAACACCAGTGCAGTATAAATGAAAATAATGGACTATGAAACTAGATTCATACAGAATTGAGAGACTTGGAAGTGTTAACACTTTGAAAAAACAGTAACAGTAACACTTATATTATCTAGAGGTTTTCCCTCCATAGATCTCCACATACTGTtgctgtggggtttgtttttaacAATGAGATAGTAGCTGTAACTCACACTGCAGGATTGGGCTACTTTTGTGCAGGAATATTGTTGCCTCTAAAATACCACAACTGGCTTTTATGGATACTGACAGTAGGAAGGCTTAAAAAATATGTACTCCAAAAAGACTAAGGAAGAACTACAAAGATGTCCATAATAAAACAAAGTGGGTTGAAGGCCAGTTTCTAGTTGCTGAGTACTTAGTTATTAGTGACAGCTGTTCGTGAAATGCTTACGGGTCCACTGATTGTTCCAGATGCCAGGAGATCTCCAGGTCTGAGGTTGCATCCATTGATGGAGTGATGAGCCAGCTGCTGTTTCATGGTCCAGTACATGTACTGGAAAAAGGGGGAAGTGAAGGACAAACATGACTCTCAGATGTCACTAGTCTGTACAAAATGCATTTCATTCTTTCTGGATCATACTGTTAAACATTAGCCCTCAAGAACAACATCCTTATCTAATCAGGAGCCTTCAGCAGCCTAAATGGAACATTTGTAATTACTTTAAATTGATCCTCTGGCTCACTGATTAGTCTCCAGATGTATGGCCTTCTGAATATAAATAGTTTGAAGAGGTGAGAAGCAACTATTGTAACCCTACTTTCACAACATACAGCATATTAATACCACAGCTCCGTAGGCAACTGGCCTGGTCCAAAGCTCAGTGGAATCAATGggaacctttccaatgacataATGGACTTTCAATCAGTCCCACTCTATATGGGCATTTGGCCCCTCAGCAGGAATAAGTAGATGTCAATGGAATCCTATGTAGAAGGATTTTAGCACCTGAAGGCGTGGCATTAAAGTTGGGGTTATTGGCAATTTGTGGCTACCAGAGTCAGCTGTTTCTGCGCAATGTAACCAGTCCTAATTATTGTTAAATGGGTAACTAGACAGAAGAAGTGCAGGTACCTGGCAGTACAGCACAGACAACATCAGTCATGTTACTAATATGACTTTCAAGGGGAAGAGCCTCTTTGGCCACTGACTCACTAACCTAGTCAGTGGTTTTAAAAACCCCTAGTGAGGGGTTTTTTAAATGAGGTTCAAAGGAGACCGATGAGAAAAGCCCACaggtaggtttaaaaaaaatagtgaccTTAACAGAAGACCAAGTGTTGACCTTAAGAGTATGTCTAcgtgcaataaaagacctgcggTTGGTCCGGTCAGCTGACTTTGGGCTATACAATTATATGTAGATATTCAgagttgggctggagcccaggctctgtgaCCACGCCCCCCCACTGGGTCTCtgagcctaggctccagcctgagcccaaatgtctacattgcaattttatagctccacagtccaagtcagctgacccaggccagcctgcaggtcttttattgcagtgcagacataccttaaGAAGGCTAGATGTTGGGGGCAGGAAAAAGTACAATAGGGACATAAGAGCAATAAGGGGGAAAACAATGGGGAAATCTGCTCAACAACTTAGGTGTTTATtaacaaatgcaaggagtatggggaacacacaggaagaactggaaggcTTAGTACCCAAGCTACATTAATTAATTAGcataacagacttggtgggataaatcttgTGACTGGAATTTTGGTATAGAGGGGTAACagtttgttcaggaaggacagggagggaaAAAACAGAAGGAGGGGTTGCTTAATACACCAAGAATATACACACTTGTAATGAGGTCCAGAaagagatgacaggtttcagagtagcagccgtgttagtctgtatccacaaaaagaaagggagtacttgtggcaccttagaggctaacaaatttatttgagcataagctttcgtgagctacagaggcAGATCAAACATTCTGGGTGAAGACGAGAGGGGAAAATTCAGGGTAATGTCATGTTAGGGGtttactatagaccaccaaatcaggagggggtggatgaggcatttctggaacaaacagaaatatccaaaacacaagccCTGATAGCAATGGGAGACTGActatccagacatctgttggaaaagtaatatggcaaaatatAAAAATCTCAAATTCTTGGGATGTACTGAGGACAGCTTCTTCTTTCAGAAgttggaggaagtaaccagggagGCAGCTATTTTAGACTTAATTCTGACAGGGAgaaattggttgtgaatctgaaggtgggaggcaatttgggtgaaagtgaccatgaaatgatagatttaatgattctaaggaaagaaagAGTGAGAatagcagaataaggacaatgggctttaaaaaaaaaaaagcagactttagcaGACTCAGATAACTGGTAGGCAAGAGCTGATGGGAAGAAAACCTAAGGgtaaaaaggagttcaggagacgtggcagtttctcagagagacaatattaaaggcacaacagcaaactatgcAAAAGAAATATAGGAAGAATAGCAAGAAGCCAATATGGCCATATGAGGAGCTTTTAATGACCtaaaatcaaaaaagaatcctacaggAAAGATAGAAAAATTGCTAAGATTGAGTCCAGAAGGGTACCACAAGTATAGAAggacaaaaatcagaaaggctgaggcacaaaatgagttacagttagtgagggacataaaaggcaattaaaacaggttctataaatacattaggagcaagaaaaagatgaaggaagtTGTAAATCCACTACTTAGCGAGAAAGAAGAGCTAATAATAGAGGACATCAAAGCATTTAATGTCTAGTTTACTTCAGGCTTCACTAAAAACATGGTGACCAGATGCTGAACactattaatattaacaagggggaaggagcaCAAGCCGAgcgagccagagagagagagaacaggttaaaaatatttagatacatTAGATGTATTCATGTCGGCAGGGCTTGAGATAGTTCATCCTAGGATACTTCAGGAACTAGGCTGCCCTAATTTATATTGAGCCCACTTTTCCCTCACCCTTCTGGGTTCGGTAGCCAGTGGAGTTGAGTAAAACTCAAGGCTTAGGCCCAATGTTAAACACTGGCTATAAAAATAGCTGCCTAGAATTTGTCTCACAATTGTTTAAACTCTTTGGGTTAGAAACCAGGAACTAAAATCCAGTGTGGACACAAAACACACGATGAAATCCTGCAGCTGGCATGTCCACATTTATTTGACTGGTGTCCTCCATCGCACTTGGACTGGGGCAAATGCTGTGTTCACCTCTGTGTAAAAGCAGTGATGCTGGAGGCAAACACACGCTGGGTGGAATTGGGATGTTTTCATCCATCTTTGTATAGTGTGCgcccttcccccactctgccctcGCACCATCGCCAGCAAAACTATTATAGCACACGTAGAACTTTTTTGGTGCTAAGCCCTAGTTGCAGGAAAAGCCAGTCTCTGTTCAGAGCTGAAGCTTCCAAGTGTTTGTATATCAGCTGGGACAACAGGCATCACCAACTTTCCTCTTGtaacaggcctgattctcagctagtgtaaatcagtgtatgCTGATTTATACAAACTGAGTATGGGACACAATGTGCCAGCATCATTTGAAATGAATGAAATTAAACCATACTCTTACCTTAAAGTTTGATTTGCATATTGTGGCTGGGTTGCTCATTCCTTCTCCTAAAGGGACGGGGGGGAAAAGCAATCAATGGGAAAATTGCACTAGGTGAAGACGTCTATGGCATTTTCATTTTATGGCTGGACAGAGGCTTCCATTGCCATTGTCAGGCTCAGCAGAAAATAAGCAATGACATACTGTGTCTTGGTAGGAAGGGCTGCAAGAGGAGGAAGTATGCCAAACAATCTGGTTTctatcccctgctctgccacagacctcccCTATGactaagtcacttaatctcttgtACCTCTGCTTCCCTCACCATAAAATGGAGATATTATTTCCCTGTCTTCTAGGGGAATTGTGAGGCTTATTTTGGACAAATGGCAGGATCTACAGAAATACATAGtattattaaaaggaaaaatctcCTTTGCTATTTTCATTTTCATACCACCTTACCTTCAACATGATTCTAGCTTAAGTCCTTATGTGGCCCTCATCAGTAGAATAGCATTCCGATTTTATGAtgacacagagagactaagtgacatgcccaaggtcacacaggaaaactgtggcagagcaaggaactgagTCTGTGACTCCATAGTACAGGGCACTATCTTAACCACTGGCCAAACCTTCCTCTGGTTCTCTCTGATTCTCTGTATCAAACTTTTGCTGCATCATCCCAAGAGCCCACGAACTGCACCCGTGAAGGGGATGTGTTGGGGATTGAAAGGCGAGAGATGGCAGATACACAATTTCCTGCACCCCCTTGCTGGCCTGTTCTATTGGGTGTTAGGGTGCCGAGCTCCTCTTCTACTGATACACATGCAATAGCAGGACCATGACAGTCCTGCACATTAAGCATAGCATCAGAGGGTCATGTTCTGATCCCTATACTCATTTCGGGACATACCTTACTCTACatgtcccaatgaagtcagtcaTCTTTCACCTCTAGTAAAACACACATTCTTAGTACTCTTTCCCTGGTCTTCCCTCTCTCCATTCCTTCTGATTATTAGTTACCACTTGTCACATCTTGTTTTAATTAGACTGCAAAGCCATTGGAGTACCGTGGAGCTCTGAGCCCGCTTGGGTGTCTAAGTGCcatcagaataaataaataaataaatcttcagGTTGTAAAATGGTCATATGCAGCCACCGCAAGGGGACTGTTTCCCACAGTACGGCACTGCACTGAACTAACAAGTGGGCACATTATGAGCTTTTTGACCTTTCTCTGACTCAGCAAGTATTGCCCTATGCGGAAATCAGGATCCCAGAATGGATGGAACAATATGTCTGAAACATGGCGGATTCTACATCACTTTAACTCCACAAATCATGAAGCGTTACTGTACCTTTGATAGCGACAAAGAGATTTATGTCAAAAGCATAGGGTTCTTCATCGCAGAGGTATGGCAGTGGCTTGGGAACCTAAAGCACATAACAAGCATTACAGCCTGAAGgccaaaaggaaagagaaaagtctAGCACATACCTGGGGACATTTAGTAACAGCTCTCTTCCCATTCCCTTTGCCTTCATGAATAATTGCCTACCCTACTGCTTCACATACACAATTATGTCACAAATGTTTACACCACTACCGAGGTATTCATTTAAGCAAATGCACTTTTTCTCCTGGCCTCCAAAAGCGCTCTTGATTTTTCACATGGTTGTTAAACCCAAACAAATAAAATTTTAGTGCACCTTTGTCCTGATTTGGCACACTGTGTGTACTCAAAGTTGGCAGAAGGCTTGCAGTTTCAGACCTGAGAAGAGCGATTTGTAAGCTCTCTTCACTGTATTAAGTCTAATTAAATGGCTACATGCCATAGAATCAAATACCCTCAAACTATGGGTAGGCTTGATTCTTGATCAGAACATTTTAGCTAGAGCCCATCATCCCTATCACTTACTGTAAGCACTTGAAGTGTTACCAAATTCTAGAGAGAAGCCTGCCGATTAGCACTGTTTCTAAGCACATATGTTTGAGAGAGATATTCTTCTTGTGCTGCTCACATCTGCAGATGGTTTTCTAAGCTATGCAGCCATACTCACCATGactgaaaacctggccccactgaagtcaatgtgcattttccccactggtttcagtggggccaggatgtcaTTCCATATCTTGGAGGCAGGATCAAGccttgaagtcagtagaaaggtGCTGGTACAACCAAGAGTTTCTGTTCTCAGACCCTAGAGACCTTCATTCTATTTTCACTCAAATCATTTCTAGCGACCCAGCTGTTCTCTTGCTAACCTGGACCGGGTTTGGCAACACAAATGGCATGAGAGCTTCCATAGTAACAACCCATGGAGAGATGGTTGTGCCAAAGCTCTTGCCCAGAAATGGACCCAGTGGAACATATTCCCACTTCTGAATGTCACGagctggaaaaaaaggaaaaatcaaagaaatataATGAAATTTTCAGAGAGTTACACAGACTTCAGGCTAGTGATGGAGTGCTAGATGAGAGCTCTGCACACCAACAGCCAGCACCATCCACAGAACAAGCAATGAAATGCTACCCACTTGCCCAGGGTAGTTCAACCATGATCTAAAGCAGTCATCTGAAGGGCTCAAAAGCACAGTTCGAAGTCCTCTGGGTAGGTCTCGCTTAGGAAGAGCAGCCAAAGTTAGATCAGGGTTCATTAACTCCAACCCATCCAATATTTTTACCCTAGCCTAGACACTGGTTAACATCTTTTACTTCCATTTAACTAGTTAAAATCAATCTTAGGGTCCATCTTGATTAGCTACATTGAACTACAAAGTGTTCAcccgtgtctacactagggaataTGTTGTAATTGTTAACTCTTTTCCCTCTAATCTACAGCTACCCTCTGCTGAGTGCGCCAGCTATGGCAATGATTTATGTCACatccctgtcaatcaggaattaGACCTAAAATCAGCTCATTTCACGTAGACAGCTAGATGACTTCCATTAGGAGTAGCTCTTAGTCATTACTGacctgagctggatttgaaccaatgCCTGAGAGTTGTAGACTGTATTCTACTCCCACAGCCCTCAGCCCATCAGTGTCGTGAGTAGTTTACATTTccatcatttaaaacaaatacaatatctgtcaatattttaaatatcttgcaacagcAAAAAGCATTCCCCCAGGGAATCAGAGTAACGCTTATTACCGCTCCAGTCATTCATAAGGACCATTCCAAAAATGTGCTCATGAGCTGTGTCGACTGGGATAGGCTTCCCAAACTCGTTTCCGGGGCCTACAAAGAACGcctgaaatggaaaagaaaatgctTTAACCAAGTCAAAGTTTTGAAAATAAGACCTTTGTTTACACCAAGACAAATCCCCTGCAGGTAGTGCTACTAAAGAGGAGGGCAGACAAGACAGATAGGGTAGAATGTGATTTTACTTGCTTTCCGCATTAACTTTAATTGGAATCTCCTTGTGCAGATGCAACAAGTTACAGTTTTTTCCTTTCCCCGTGTGAGAGAGCAGGGTTGAATCACCTGAATAGTAGTGAGCTGATAAGACTCAGTTTTCTGGGGAGgagggattgctcagtggtttgagcattggcctgctaaacccagggttgtgagttcaatccttgagggggccatttgcgatcggagcaaaaattggggattggtcctgctctgagcaggggggttggactagatgacctcctgaggtcccttccaaccctggtattccaTGATTAAACTCAGGGCCTGAATTTGCCAAAAGGCACTCTCATCTAAACTGCAGCTCCCACATGCACAGAGCTATAGCTAGTGCACTAAGAAATATGATCTAGTCTCCCTATGCAGAGGTTCTCATTTCCTGTAACAGAACCTTACGCAGCGAACTCTATGCTTCCCGTTTGCCCAACCAAGGGAATCTTCCCTTCTTCTCTCCATCCCACTCTGCTTAGACCTTTGCAGCTACAGCGATCAACTTAGAGACTGGCTAAGGGGCATGCCATGGGCTAACAGAAAATGAATATACTGGGTATTTCTTACAAGAGTCTCACTAAAATACACCGTCCCTACCAGTCCCCAATATGCAGCCACTGCCTTTCACACCCCTTGCACTGGAATGATACTGAAGAGAAGTTAACCTAGAATTGCTTTCTTTCCCATGCAACTCTTAGGCATGGAATTCTCCCCTTTGAAGCAAGTTCTACAGCAGGCAATATACCACCCAGATGGAGGTGCTATAAGAATGGTACCTGTATATAACCTATGTCATGTTACGTTTTCATAACAGGCTCAGCTTTTTACTCTTTTATTAAAGGGAAAGAGATGTAATATAATAAATACATCCTACCATTTCTAACTCAATGTCCAAAAGTTTGCAAGCACCGAACACTGGAGGTTTAGCTGTGAATTAAACAGACAGAAAGGTGCATTATGAAGctcaaaacaaacaagcaaagaaGCTAGAAAAGACAAGATGCAGCCAAACATATTCCAATGCCATGCTGCTCGCTAAGGAGAACAGTGCATTTCCATGGCATGACCACGAACTCACCATCGTCAGGTTGCATCTGCCCTACTGGTCTTTGAATTGGTGTCCCAGACACCACAACTGAAGATGCACGGCCATGGTAACCAACGGGTAAGTGCAACCTTGTAAAAGCAAAGCATTGATTGTGTGTTAAATGCTGTATTACAATCACTAGAACCATACACTGTGGAagctcaaagcactctacagtAAGTTACTAAGTTTCACTGTCTAACCACTTTAGAATACGTTTGTCCTCTGAATGGTGCCACCTTTTTAGGCATCCATATTTATTTACTGACACTCAGTCATTGGTTTCTTGCTATATGAGAAGAACCAGCTTTCAGATTAAACTGTCTCTGAATCAAGGAGCTGCAACTGACTCCTTGCAGTCACTCCTTTCTGCTACAACTAAGCACAGCTCAGACATAGCGGAGAATGGAGACGTGGAGTTTCAGACActgtgggacagatcctcagctggtatacatCGTCATAGCCATAGCAGAGTTATATGTACACTAGCTAGAAATCTGTCCTTGGGGGATTATTTTCCTGGAAGGTTACAGAGACCTTTGCAAAACGTGTAAAACGTGACATGTgagaaaaaaaataactgaacTACGAACCAGTTAGGCATcaaagcattctccttccctctgaACATGATCCCAACATTTGTAGCATGTTGCCTTGAAGAATAGAAGTCAGTGTAGTCTcctgggaaaaagaaaagcacaaaatatAGATCAACTGTATGAAAACCCTTATCTGGTAGGGTGAAGGGGCATAAATGTTCCACATTCTGTTACCCTGAaaaggatggggaaggggagagagaagtaGAGGAGTTTGGAAACATGTAGTCACAAGACTGTAGTAATCATACAGATGATCTATAAGAGGTTACACACTGcaaaactgtttattttttttaaaacttgcagtGAAGAGTGGcaagaaaaaacatttcaaacCATTAGCTACAAATATATGAACAAGCCATGTGCTTTGTACAGTTTAACCATTTTCTATTGTCATTTTCATTTTGCTGATGCCATTGAGAATGCAATACTGCTAACAGAGGAAAGGATTTTGTAAACAGTGCATTtactgccccctagtgcccttTTTGGGAAATGGTTTGACTCACACTTCAATTACCTTGGTAGCCCTGATGGAACTCAAAATGTATGCAGTGGGAATGAAAAATATCAAAGATTATAAGagacttttttccccttcctagcTCCACCCTTACCTGCTGAGCCCACACATGGTTTCAGGTTCCCAGTCTAGCACCAGTTCCAAAGTTATTGACAGAAACAGTGGTTGCCAATTCTTGTGATTTTAATCACACGTCTCGTGCTATTTTGTTACAGCTCCAGCAGTcaggtgattatgtgagaatcacagctttcatttaaagaaaaaaaaaggctgcccttatagttgcagagaaaagcttaaaattTGACCCACATGCACcataaaggctcaaaacccagaaggcgaataatattttatttatttttaactctcACGATTGCTGGTGCCTGACCTGTTTGAACATTTGGGTTTGGTAGTACTGCAGAAGAACTTGCAGGCCACAGTGGCAGAGATAATTTTTGAAATTCAACTGGTCACAGGTTAGAAATAAGGCTGATTTCACCCTGTCTCCCTTCCTTGGTTTGTATTTATCAGCTCTGTTAAAATCAGCCTCGATCCcccataaaaacacacacactcatgcagGTCTTGACTTTTCCTTCACCTGAAGGTCATAATATatgtgctcagataccat
Coding sequences within:
- the FAH gene encoding fumarylacetoacetase, which gives rise to MSFIQIEENSDFPLQNLPYGVFSTEEKPRHRIGVAIGDQVLELSAIKHLFSGPALSKHQDVFDQPTLNDFMGLGHEAWKEARTFLQKLLSASEPTLRDNSELRKRAFVPQASTIMHLPAKIGDYTDFYSSRQHATNVGIMFRGKENALMPNWLHLPVGYHGRASSVVVSGTPIQRPVGQMQPDDAKPPVFGACKLLDIELEMAFFVGPGNEFGKPIPVDTAHEHIFGMVLMNDWSARDIQKWEYVPLGPFLGKSFGTTISPWVVTMEALMPFVLPNPVQVPKPLPYLCDEEPYAFDINLFVAIKGEGMSNPATICKSNFKYMYWTMKQQLAHHSINGCNLRPGDLLASGTISGPDPENFGSLLEMSWKGTKVIDLGNGHSRKFLQDGDEVIITGHCQGNGYRVGFGQCSGKVLPAISVP